Part of the Actinomycetota bacterium genome, GCGAAATTACATTTCCATTCGACAGTACGACAGTATTCGGCGGATGGACTGTTCTGCCGAACTTTCGAAGAAACCGATCCAATATAACCCCGGTCGCTCCAATAGTGCCATCGGCTTTAAAGAAATTGACACCGCTCCGCCTAAGTTGATTTGCCGCTAGCGACTGGGAGACGATGAGAACGTCCATTTCCTCAACCGAAACGGCATCTGCTCGACGCAGAGTTTTTTCTGCATCCATCCTTGGACAAAGATGACAATCACGGACTCGACAGTACAGTTCACCCAGGAGAAGTTCCCATTGTTTGGAAGGCCTATTCATTCCGACCCCGAATTAACCACCTTTGAAGTGCTTCCAATAGTTTGCCTCAGCCGTTTCTGGTCTGCTTTTCTGCTGTGTGCCGTTTTTTTGCGCTAACTATGTTTATACTGATCCGTATAATACTCCAAAATTGCTGCTTGTGTCCATATAAGACGCCTGCTAGAATTCGTAACTTGCGGATATAACCAGTGCTAGCTGTAGCTGTTGACACGAAACGCTGTTTTATCATGACGTCTTATACGGATCAATATCTAACTCCCTTTGCAACCGACTTATTTAACCTTAAAGTATGTCGACCGGGACTTAGGAGAATCCCCTATTCCCGGCTCTGGTTTCGGCTTCGTTCATATTATTTATTTTACTTATTGGGAACTCCGATCTTCCAGATGCCCTTCTCCAAAAACGCTTCGATGGTCTGCCTTTTTGCCTTATTAATCATATTTGGGTGCGATAATTTAAACTTTTTCGCATAATCGGCAAGCGTCATTATTTCCGCGCCCTCCAAATATGCAAGCCGTTTATGGTAGCTGCCGGTGAGGGCTTTGCCTACTATCGCTTCCATGATCTTGGTCGAACCCTTTAAGTCGAATTCCTGAAAAGCCTCGTAATATTTGTTTCTCTCAATAAATTTAATGTTGATCGGAACGAAGCCCTCGCGTATCAGCAAATAGTTATTAACGACACGCCCGATACGGCCGTTACCGTCAACGAACGGATGAATGTGTTCAAAGACGAGGTGCAACTTTGCTACACGCTTAATGATATTTATATGACTTTCGGCATTGAACTCCGCGAGCATTTTTTCGAGGCGACCGACGACCACCTGAGGGTCAGGCGCGATATGACTCCCTACGCGAACGTATTCCTGATCTTGCCTAAACCTGCCGGCAATATCGTCGCGGATATTGGAGATAAGCATTTTGTGCAGCATTAAAATGACGTTTAGGGAAAGTTCTTGCTCTTTGGCCTTAGTATCTATATACGTTACGACTCTGGCGAGATTCTTCGCCTCAAATATTTCACGTTCGGAGATATATCGATCGAGGTCGATCTGGAGCAGAATCTTTTCTGTTTCTTCTAAAGTGAGGGTGCTGTTTTCGATGGCGTTTGAGTTAAATACCTGTTCGGCAACTTCAGCCTCGTTGATAATTCTAATAAGCGCGTCTTTGCCTATTGACGCCCTGTAGTATCGCTCCCGAAGGGTATTGATCTTATTGTAGACATTCAGGATCTTTGCCATACCGTTAAATTATAGGTTTTTCACGCTTTTGTCAATATAACCGTGAATACTGGTCACAAAATCGCTGGTTTTAACGGTTATGGCTATCGATCAATGTTCTACAACTCGCCCGCAAAGGCTTGGTGCAACAGCGACTTCTTCAATGATTCCAGCGCGGCGTGTTAGGCGCTCTTCCACTGCATGGATAGCTTTTTATTTGACGCGGGTGGAGTAGGGGCGTAGGGGACGTTGCTACGGTTGCTACGTCTACGCTTACTCACTCATGTTAAACGATTACATAGAAGCAGCGTTTCCTTCAGATCAAAAGAATCCGCCCTGCTCACGTAGCAACGTCCCCTGCCTCCTCACGTAACTCACGTAGCTCCCGTAGCAACGTCCCCTACACTCGCTCGATGCTCGCGCCTACCGCCCGCAGTTTCTGCTCAAAATCGTGATAGCCCCGGTCGATGTGGTAGATGTCGGCTATCTCGGTGACGCCTTCGGCGACCAGGCCGGCGACGACCAGCGCGGCCCCGCCCCTCAGGTCGGGCGCGTTTACCGGCGCCCCGCTCAAACCGGCCACGCCTCGAATGACGGCATGACGCCCTTCGGTCTTGATATCACTGCCCATCCGGTTGAGTTCCGCGACGAACATGAAGCGGTTTTCAAAGATATTCTCGGTGATGATGCTCGTCCCTTCGGCGATAGCCAAAATCGTCATGAACTGCGTCTGGAGGTCGGTAGGAAACCCCGGATACGGCAGCGTGGCTATGTCCGCCGGGCGGATTGCGTCGCGCCCGATGACTCGAATCTCGCCCACGCCCACCTTGACGATAGCCCCGATACTGCGGAGCTTGCTGACGGCGAGTTCTAAGTGCTCCGGGGATACGTCTTCGAGCACGACGTCGCCCTTGGTGATTGCGGCGGCGACCAGGAATGTCCCGGCCTCGATACGGTCGGGCATGACACGGTATTCGCCCCCGTGCAGCTTATTGACCCCCTCGACCACGATAGTAGAAGTACCGGCGCCTTTTATCCTGGCGCCCATCATGTTGAGAAAGTCGGCGAGGTCGACTATCTCCGGCTCCCTGGCGGCATTGGCGATTACCGTCTCGCCCTCGGCCAGCGTAGCCGCCATCAACAGGTTCTCGGTCGCGCCCACACTCGGATAGTCCAGGGCTATCTTCGCGCCCACCAGCTTCTCCGAGTAAGCCTCGATAAAGCCGTGGCCTACCTCGAACCGCGCCCCGAACGCCTCCAAGCCTCGTATGTGCATGTCTATTTTACGCAAGCCGATATTGCAACCGCCGGGCATAGCGACCCGGGCTTTTCCAAGGCGCGCTAAAAGCGGCCCTAAGACGATGATAGAGGCCCTCATCTGGCTTACCAATTCATAAGGGGCTTCAGGATAAAGCGGGTATGTCGGCTTTATCTCGACGACGCCGGGCTCACTATACGCGACCCTGGCGCCCAACCTTTCGAGCACCGCAGCCATCGTCTTGACGTCGTTTATTATCGGGACGTTCGTGAGAATCGTCGTCTCTTCCGTCAACAAAGCCGCCGCCATCAGCTTGAGGGCGGAATTTTTCGCGCCGCCCACCTTTATTCTTCCAGAGAGCCGGTTGCCGCCCTCGACGACGAACTTCGAACCATTACTCATTGCTCATTACCTTAAATCTCCTCAACTGTGGAGCTTATAGTATAGCCGATATCGCTCAACAACGCAGAAGCCAGACAAAGAATTCAGGCTCTAACCTTGAAATCCTTCTCTGGCTTCCGATTATTAAGTTATTCCAGCATTGGTTAGCCTTTTTGTGCCACCCTGAGCCTGACAAGCGCTTTTCTCAAGCTTACCTCGGCCTCAAGGAGTATCTTACCTGATGCTCTCGCCTCGGCTATCTCTGCTTCCCGCTCGAGGCGTTTCGCCTCGGCGCGGGCAATATCGATTTCGTGCGAAAGCTCCGCCGCATCAGCAAGTATTGTGAGCTTATCATTCCTAAACTCGAGATAACCGCCCAACACGGAAACAAAATCGCGCTGCCCGCCATTGAGTATACGCAACTCACCGAGGGCAAGCGGCGTAACGATAGGGATGTGCCGCGGCATAATGCCCAGCTCACCCTCGACGCCGAGAGCGACTACCATGTCGGCTTCTCCACTATAGACGATATTCTCAGGGCTTACCACTTCGCATAGAAGCTTGCGATCAGCCATTTAAACCTCCAGTAAACGCCCCTTACGAAGCCACCTGAGCGGCCATATCCGCATTCTTCTCTATGGCCTCTTCGATTGAGCCGACCATATAGAACGCCTGCTCCGACAGCGAGTCGTGCATACCATCGACGATCTCCTTGAAGCCGCGGATGGTATCGGCAAGCGGCACATACCTACCCTCTTGACCGGTAAACGCCTCGGCCACGTTGAAGGGCTGACTCAAGAACTTCTGGATCTTCCTCGCCCTCATAACGATAAGCTTGTCCTCTTCGGAAAGCTCGTCCATACCGAGAATCGCGATGATGTCCTGAAGCTCTTTGTAGCGCTGCAGAATCTGCTGCACATTACGGGCTACCGTGTAGTGCTCTTCGCCGACGGCGCCGGGCTCGAGAATCCTTGAACTCGAGTCGAGCGGGTCGACCGCCGGGTAAATACCAAGCTCCGAGATTTGGCGCGAGAGAACGGTCGTCGCATCCAAGTGCGTAAACGCGGTCGCCGGCGCCGGGTCGGTCAGGTCGTCGGCGGGGACATAAATCGCCTGTACCGACGTGATAGAACCCGTCCGGGTCGATGTGATTCTCTCCTGCAGGTCGCCCATCTCGGTGCCGAGCGTCGGCTGATAGCCTACCGCTGACGGCATACGCCCGAGGAGCGCCGATACTTCGGAGCCCGCTTGTGTGAAGCGGAAGATGTTGTCGATAAAGAGAAGAACGTCTCTTCCCTGGTCACGGAAGTATTCCGCGACGGTAAGGCCGGTCAGGCCGACACGTAGACGCGAGCCCGGGGGCTCGTTCATCTGGCCGAAGACCAGCGAGGTCTTGTCGATAACGCCCGACTCCTTCATCTCGAGCCAGAGGTCGTTACCCTCGCGTGTGCGCTCGCCTACCCCTGTGAAGACCGAGTTACCACCGTGTTTGGTCGCGATATTATGGATAAGCTCCATAATGAGAACGGTCTTGCCTACACCGGCTCCGCCGAAGAGACCGATTTTACCGCCCTTTACATAAGGTGCCAGAAGGTCGATGACCTTGATGCCGGTCTCCAAAATCTCAGCGGTCGGCTTCAACTGGTCGAACTCCGGCGGCTTGCGGTGAATCGGATACCGCTCCGCTGCCGGAACCGGCGTGTCGGTATCTATCGGCTCACCCAAAACGTTGAGAATTCTCCCGAGCGTGCCGTCGCCGACCGGTACGGTTATCGGAGCCCCGGTGTCCAAAACATCCATGCCCCTTACTAAACCGTCGGTCGATGACATCGCTACGGCGCGTACTTTATTGCCCTCCAAGTGCTGCTGCACTTCGGCAATGACCTCAACTGTCCCATTGGGCGTCTCAGCCGAAATCTTGAGCGCGTTATATATCGGAGGCAACTCGCTCGCATCGAATTCCGCGTCTAGAACGACACCGATAATCTGCACAATTTTACCTACGCCCATTTAAACTCTTCACCTCAATTCTATTGCCGAACATGTCGGCATCGATAAACTTACAAAACAGATCTATGCCTCTTGCAGGGCATTGGCGCCGCCGACAATCTCAGCGATCTCTTGCGTGATTTGCGCCTGCCTCGCCCGGTTGTACCACCTGGTGAGATTCTCTATCATCTCTGTCGCGCTGTCGGTCGCGTTCTTCATCGCTATCCGGCGCGCGGCGTGCTCGCTCGCAGCCGATTCCATCAGCGCCCTAAGAACGACTGTATTGACATAGCGCGGCAATAGATCGTATAGCACTCGCACCGCGTCCGGCTCGAACTCGTGCTCGACACTCGTCCCGCCCGCTTCGGCCTCGCCGCCGCCGCCACCCGATATCTCCGCTTGTTTTACGGGGAGTAGCTGATGGGTCGTCGGCTTTTGCTCCAGCGCCGATTTGAAATGATTGAACACAATGTAGACCTTGTCGATGGAGCCTTCCTGATACATCTCGACGACTTTATCCGCAACCGCTTTCGCCTCGATAAAGGTCGGGCGGTCGGTAAACTCGGTATGCGCCGCGATAATGTTATATTCGGCAAATCTTAAATAACCCGCGCCCTTGCGGCCGACGGCTACAAAAGATACCTCGCGGCCTTGGGCCGTCTCGTCGCGGTATATCGCCTCCGCGCGCCGCAGGATGTTCATATTGAACGCCCCGCAGAGCCCCCGGTTGGAAGTGACCGGAATAATCACGACATTCTTGGTCTCTTCATGAACCTCGAGCAACGGATGGCTGCCCGCCCCGACATGCTGGGCGACGCTGTTTAAGACATCGACCATTTTTATCGCATACGGCCGTGCCGCCTCGATTCGGGATTGCGCCCGCTTTATCTTAGCGGTCGCCACCATCTCCATAGTCTTGGTGATTTGGCGCGTGCTCTCGACACTTTTTATTCTGCTAAGTACTGCTCTTGCCTTTGACATGGATAATCATCCCCAAGCTATAGAGCCATGCCGACGAAGGATGTCTTGAATTCCTTGATGATTTCGCCGAGCGCTTTCTCATTCTCTTCTGAAATGACCTTCTCTTCGACGATGTTCTTCGCCAAGTCCGCGTAATTGCCGCGGACGAACTCGAGTAGGCCTTTCTCGAACGCACCGACTTTTGTCACGTCGATGTCGTCAAGGAAGCCGCGGACACCGGCGAAGATAGATATGATCTGGTCTTCAACCACCATCGGCACGAACTGCCCTTGCTTCAGCAACTCGACCATGCGCTGGCCTCTCGCCAACTGTGCCAGCGTCGCTTTGTCCAGCTCTGAGCCGAACTGCGCAAACGCTTCCAGTTCACGGAACTGCGCCAAGTCGAGTCTTAAACGTCCTGCTACCTGCTTCATCGCTTTGATCTGCGCGTTACCGCCGACTCGGGATACCGAGATACCGACGTTGACCGCCGGGCGCACGCCCGAATAGAAGAGGTCGGACTCGAGGAATATCTGGCCGTCCGTAATCGAGATGACATTCGTCGGGATATACGCCGAAACGTCGCCCGCGAGCGTCTCGATAATCGGCAGCGCCGTAAGAGAACCGCCGCCCAATTCATCGCTGAGCTTGCACGCCCTCTCCAGCAGCCTCGAATGTAGATAGAAGACGTCGCCCGGGTATGCTTCGCGGCCCGGCGGGCGTCTCAGCAATAGCGACATCTGGCGATACGCTTGAGCTTGCTTGCTCAAGTCATCATAGATGACCAGCGTATGCTTGCCGTTGTAGAGATAGTGCTCCGCCATAGCGCAGCCGCCGTACGGTGCGATATACTGCATCGGCGCGGGGTCGCTGGCCGGAGAGGCTACAACGATGGTGTATTTCATGGCATCGTGGCGCTCTAAGGTCTCGACGACCTGCGCGACGGTCGATGCTTTGCCGCCGATGGCGACATAGACACAGACAACGCCTGTGTTCTTTTGGTTGATGATTGCGTCAATCGCAATCGCGGTCTTTCCGGTTCTGCGGTCGCCGATGATAAGCTCGCGCTGTCCGCGACCGATGGGTATCATCGAGTCGATAGCCTTGATGCCGGTCTGCAAGGGCTCCTTAACAGGTTGCCTGTGGACAACACCCGGGGCCAGCCACTCTATCGGGCGGTGTGCCTCCGGTGTTATCGGGCCTTTGCCGTCGATCGGCTGACCCAACGAGTTGACGACACGGCCGAGCATACCGTCGCCGACCGGGACCTCGGCGATCCTGCCGGTGCGCTTTACGATATCGCCCTCGGCGATGTCGAGGTAGTCACCCATAATAACGACACCGACATTGTCTTCCTCGAGGTTGAGGGCAAGACCGAACGCGCCGTTGGGGAACTCGAGCATCTCCATCGCCATGCAGCCGCGTACGCCGTGGACTATCGCGATGCCGTCTCGGGCCTCCAGAACCGTTCCAACCTCTTCGACCTCTATTTGAGGTTCATACTCTTCGATTTCCCGCCTCAACAGAGAGGCGATCTCTCGCGACTTTATTTTCATAAACCTACTCCTTACCGCGCTTGAATTAGCCTGTCGCGTAAGTCGCTTAAACGTGATTTTACGCTGGCGTCGATGATCTGCCCGTTGGCGTAGACTATCATTCCGCCGTGGATTGTCGGGTCGACAACGGTTTCAAGTATTACTTCCCTCTTGGTAGATTCTTCGAGCTTAACTTGGATTTTCGCTCGCAGGTCATCGGAGAGCGGTATCGCCGTGATGACCCGGGCCATAACCCGCTTTTGATGTTCGTCCAAGAGACGGTCGAACTCGTTTCTTATCTCAAAGAACAAGTTCTCCCTACCGTTGTCGAAGAGTATCCAGAAAAAGTTGCGCGTCATAACCGATACTTCATGTAGAAAGACTTTATTAAAAACGCTCTTTTTCTGTTCACCGCCCACTTTTGCCGAATGAAAATACCCTTCGAACTCCGGGTCGGTGAGCAAGTCGCCCACGAGTTCGACCTCTTTGGCGACTTTCTCAAGCGCGTTATCGCTAATCGCCGCGTCAAATAGCGCTTCCGCGTATTCCCTCGCTACCCGCTCGTCTTTCATGACAAACGACCCACTTCACTCAGATAACTCTCGATAAGCTGCTCGTGCGCGGCTTTATCCAACTCTTGCTCGATTACTTTTGCGGCCAAGGTAACGCTAAGGTCGCCTACCTCCGTCCTTAACTCTTTGATCGCCTGCTCTACGTCGCGGTTGATCTGGTCTTCCGCTTTCGCGATCATAAGCTTGACCTCTTCATCAGCTTTGGCTTTAATCTCAGCTCTAAGATTTTCGCCAAGTTGCTTGCCTTCGGCGATGATTTTATGCGCCTCGGCACGCGCCTCGGCCAATCTCTCCTCATAACCTTTGAGCATGCGCTCCGCCTCAAGCCGAGCGTTCTCCGCCTGCTCGATGGATTCGCGTATCGTCTTCTCGCGCTCATCCAACATGCTTACGATCGGGCCGAAACCAAATTTGGCTAAAGCAATCACCAACACGATGAAAGCTAAAGTCACATAGATTATCAGTGGTTGGTTTAATTCAATCATCCGTAACCCACTTACTCCTTCCAGAAAAGTTCAGCCCGTTTCCTACTTAGAGAACAGCAGGATACTGACGACGAAGCTATAAAGAGCGATAGCCTCGGCAAACACGATACCGATGATCATCGTCGTTCTCAGGGTAGCACTGGCTTCCGGCTGACGGGCCATGCCTTCGAGGGCCTTACCGGCTATGATGCCTACGCTCACTCCGGGGCCGATAGCACCGAGGCCGATAGCAAGGCCGGCACCCAAATGTGCAAGATTGATCTCCATAAAAGTAACCTCCTCTCGTTAATCCTAATGTTCAGGATGGATAGCTGCGCCAATATATATCGCTGACAATACCGCGAATATATATGCCTGGATAAAAGCGACAAATATCTCAAACGCATACATGATAATGGAGAATGCGAATGGGATAGGTGCGACGATGATACTGCCGGACATGATTATCAGAGCCAGCAAGGACAGAATGAGTATATGCCCCGCCAGCAGGTTAGCAAAGAGTCGCAAGGCCAGCGAGAGCGGTTTAGCAAGCTGGCTGAATATCTCTAATGGATAAAGGATGACGTAGAGCCATCCCGGCATACCGTGCGGAGCCAGGTTCTTCATATACGCGAACGGCCCCTGCTTCACCATTCCCGCACCCACAAAGGTGAGGAAGACGATGATCGCGAGCGTCGCGGTCATGTTGATGTTGCTGGTCGGGGAGTTTGAGCCGGGAATAAGACCCAGTAGGTTGCTGAATAGAATCAAAAAGAAGAGCGCGCCTATGAATGGAAGCCATTTCTTCCCCTCATGCGTACCTATGTTCGCTTCGACGATATCGACTTTTACAAACTGCACCATCGCCTCGATGAAATTTCTCAGCCGGCCCCTCGCGACAAGCCCTCCGCCCCTGCCCGTGTACCAGACAAGGCCAATCGTTATAAATGTAGCCAACCATACGACGACGACCGCTTTGTTTATGGAAAAATCAAGACCGAAAAGGTGCATACTGGGGCCGTGCGGCAATGGGATGCCGAAAAATTTGAAGGCATACTCGTTCGAGAGACTAAACTCCTCGAGTATGTGAGACATTACCGCGCCGGCTTCGCTGGATTGCTCGGCTCCGGCTACTTGCTCTGCTGCCATATATCTCTCCTTTCCTGTTTTGAGTCAAACGTTAATCCCTCAGCCAGTTCTTAACGCTCATCGCCAATACCACAGTGAATCCGACCGCTACCGTTGAAAGAAGCAGTGTCAGGTTCAATTCAAGAAAACGAGACAACGAAAATACGACTATCCAAAGACCGATAAGTCGCACCCAAAAGCCGCCTACCGCAAAAGCGACCGCCTTTTTTGCGGAGAACCTCTGGGACTTTTTGGTGGCGGTGACGGTGCTTCCTACATACAGACCGAGCACAAGAAGCCCGATGAGCGAGCTTTTAAGCCCCAACCACCCATTAATATACCATCCTATGATAGGCGCTGCTATCCAGAATGGCAAGCCGTGCAGTAAAATCGCCCTAGTATCGAAAAGAGATTTGTACCGTGGGCTTGGACGTTTCCTACTTAGAGAAGTCACGTTTTTGGCGCTCCTCTTCTTGCTCCATCTCGATGACCGCTCTGTAGATATTCAAGAAACCGGCCGCCGCGCCGAATATAATACTCAATATCATAATGGCGGTCGCGTACCGGGGCGCTAGCCGCCCTATCGCCCAACCTATGAGCGTACCGACTAGAACAGCGGCCAAAAGCTCGGTCCCCAGATGCCCAAGCTTTACCAACTCACGCTTTGACGAGTTGGCTTTCCTCGAACTAACGTCCTTGCTTGTCGTTATTTTTTTGTCGGAATCCTTGTGTTCGGTTGGTTTATTTTCGCCGCGGTCGCCTTTGCCGGCTCTCTCGACATCTTCATCCGAAGCGTGTCGGGTTTCCCACATCGGCCAGCGGCCATCATCTGATTGTAACATTAATTACGAACACCGATCCTTGAATTATAATAAAGTAAATCAAAGGCGCATGCAATAGCTTGATTGCCGGTTTCTGCGCTACATCGCTAATAAATAATCAAAATATAATCAGCTGCCGTTGTCAAAGGAAATCCGCAAAAGCCTGACCCCAGCCTCTTCCAGCAACTCTTGCGCGAGCAGGTCGGGATAGCCTTGCTCAAAAAATATCTCTTTAATGCCCGCATTAATAAGCATCTTAGCACAGAGCACACACGGTTGGTGTGTGCAATAAATCGTCGCCCCGCCGACCGCGATGCCGTAGAGCGCCGCCTGAATAAGCGCGTTCTGCTCGGCGTGAAGGCCGCGGCAGAGTTCGTGGCGCTCGCCCGATGCTATACCCTGAATCTCACGCAAGCAGCCGATATCTATACAGTGCCGAACACCCGACGGCGCGCCGTTGTAGCCGGTCGCGAGGATGCGCTTATCGCGCACGAGAAGCGCCCCGACCTTTCGCCTGACACAGGTCGCGCGCTGGGAGACCTGTTTGGTGATGTTTAAGAAATACTCGTCCCAAGAGGGCCTCGAATCGGAAGGCCGCTCCGAGAGAGGCGGGCCGCTCCGCCCGTTATCATAGTCCATACTTATCCCAGCGCCTCCCAGCCTCTCCAACGCTTTGTGGGCCGACGCGCGACCTATCCGCCGCGTCATCCGCCGTGACAGTCGATCAAACCGTTATCAACGTCTTTCTAGCGCCCTACGGCAGCGAGGTTGCTGTAGACAGGGTGCTCTTCGCAGAGCCGTTTAACTTCGGCCGCGACCCTCCCGTGTACCCGCTCATCGCCCATGCCCTCCAGGGTGTCGGCGATAAGGTTTGCCAAGAATCGGGTCTCATCTTCCTTTAAGCCGCGAGTCGTAATCGCCGGCGTCCCTAAACGGATGCCGCTCGTTACCGAGGCGCTTCGCGTCTCGAACGGGATGGTGTTTTTGTTAGCAACGATACCGACCATTCCAAGCTCTTGTTCGGCATCGGCCCCGGTTATCCCTTTGCTCGTCAAATCGACTAGCATCAGGTGCGTATCGGTGCCGCCCGAGCATATCCGAAACCCGCGCCCCGCCAAAACCTCGGCCATTGCGCGCGCGTTAACCACGACCCGCTCGGCGTAGGTCTTAAAATCACCGGCCATGGCCTCTTTGAAGCAGACCGCTTTAGCCGCTATCGTATGCATCATGGGGCCGCCCTGCGTCCCCGGAAAGACCGCTTTATCGAGCGCTTTGCCGTACTTCTCGCGCGCCAGAATCAAACCGCCGCGCGGGCCGCGCAGCGTTTTGTGCGTCGTGGTAGATACCACATCGCTATGGGGTACGGGGCTCGGGTGAACCCCGGCTGCTACCAATCCCGCGATATGCGCCATATCGACCATAAGGTATGCGTCGACCTCGTCGGCTATCGAGCGGAACGCCTCGAAATCGATGATGCGCGGATAAGCGCTCGCGCCTGTGACTATCATACGCGGCTTATTCTCACGGGCAATCCTTCGAATCTCGTCGTAATCCATCTGCTCGGTCTCGGGGTTGACCCCGTAAGCGACGAAGTTGTATATCCGGCCCGAGATATTGGCCGGGCTGCCGTGCGTAAGGTGGCCGCCGTGCGGGAGCATCAAACCCATGACCGTGTCGCCCGGCTTGAGCAACGCCAGGTAAATCGCTGTGTTTGCCTGGGCGCCCGAGTGGGGCTGGACATTGGCGTACTCCGCGCCGAAGAGTTCCTTGGCGCGCCGGCAAGCTATCGTCTCCGCCGTATCGACATGCACGCAACCGCCGTAATAGCGGTGTCCCGGGTAGCCTTCGGCGTATTTATTGGTCATGACCGAAGCCTGTGCTTCGATTACATCCTCGCTCACATAGTTTTCAGACGCGATAAGGTCGAGTGTGTGCCGCTGGCGCTCAAGCTCGTCCTGGATGGCCTGCCATATCTCCGAATCGCTTTCCCTTAATGTCATTCGCTCACCCCTGCTCGTTCTTCTATCATACTTATCTTCTCGACCCGTCGGGCGTGTCTGCCGCCTTCGAAGCCGGTAGCTAACCATACTTTCAATATCTCTATCGCGACCGCCGCGCCAATTATCCTCGACCCCAAGGTTAGGATGTTGGCGTCGTTGTGCTCGCGGCTGAAGCGCGCGGATACCGTCTCGTTGCAGTTTGCGGCGCGGGCTCCTTTGACTTTGTTCGCGGCAATGGCCACCCCGACCCCGGTACCGCATACGATAACCCCGCGGTCATACTCCCCGGCGACAACTTTTAGCGCCACCATTTCGGCGAAGTCCGGGTAGTCGACAGAGTCGTCGCCGTTGATGGTGCCGACATCCAAAAACTCGACGCCCTCTTCTTTGAGCACCTCTTTGAGTTCTTCTTTTAAATCATATCCGGCGTGGTCGGACCCTATTACGACCTTCAAACCTCTCCCGCCTTTCCAAGCTACGCATTCCGTAAAACGGCGCGCGTGCCCGCGGCGCCAATAAATCCCTGTTAAAAAGGATACCTGCTGCTTATGGGCTTGTAAAGGGCAGCCTCACAGCGCGA contains:
- a CDS encoding Fic family protein; this translates as MAKILNVYNKINTLRERYYRASIGKDALIRIINEAEVAEQVFNSNAIENSTLTLEETEKILLQIDLDRYISEREIFEAKNLARVVTYIDTKAKEQELSLNVILMLHKMLISNIRDDIAGRFRQDQEYVRVGSHIAPDPQVVVGRLEKMLAEFNAESHINIIKRVAKLHLVFEHIHPFVDGNGRIGRVVNNYLLIREGFVPINIKFIERNKYYEAFQEFDLKGSTKIMEAIVGKALTGSYHKRLAYLEGAEIMTLADYAKKFKLSHPNMINKAKRQTIEAFLEKGIWKIGVPNK
- the murA gene encoding UDP-N-acetylglucosamine 1-carboxyvinyltransferase, which produces MSNGSKFVVEGGNRLSGRIKVGGAKNSALKLMAAALLTEETTILTNVPIINDVKTMAAVLERLGARVAYSEPGVVEIKPTYPLYPEAPYELVSQMRASIIVLGPLLARLGKARVAMPGGCNIGLRKIDMHIRGLEAFGARFEVGHGFIEAYSEKLVGAKIALDYPSVGATENLLMAATLAEGETVIANAAREPEIVDLADFLNMMGARIKGAGTSTIVVEGVNKLHGGEYRVMPDRIEAGTFLVAAAITKGDVVLEDVSPEHLELAVSKLRSIGAIVKVGVGEIRVIGRDAIRPADIATLPYPGFPTDLQTQFMTILAIAEGTSIITENIFENRFMFVAELNRMGSDIKTEGRHAVIRGVAGLSGAPVNAPDLRGGAALVVAGLVAEGVTEIADIYHIDRGYHDFEQKLRAVGASIERV
- the atpC gene encoding ATP synthase F1 subunit epsilon; the encoded protein is MADRKLLCEVVSPENIVYSGEADMVVALGVEGELGIMPRHIPIVTPLALGELRILNGGQRDFVSVLGGYLEFRNDKLTILADAAELSHEIDIARAEAKRLEREAEIAEARASGKILLEAEVSLRKALVRLRVAQKG
- the atpD gene encoding F0F1 ATP synthase subunit beta, which codes for MGVGKIVQIIGVVLDAEFDASELPPIYNALKISAETPNGTVEVIAEVQQHLEGNKVRAVAMSSTDGLVRGMDVLDTGAPITVPVGDGTLGRILNVLGEPIDTDTPVPAAERYPIHRKPPEFDQLKPTAEILETGIKVIDLLAPYVKGGKIGLFGGAGVGKTVLIMELIHNIATKHGGNSVFTGVGERTREGNDLWLEMKESGVIDKTSLVFGQMNEPPGSRLRVGLTGLTVAEYFRDQGRDVLLFIDNIFRFTQAGSEVSALLGRMPSAVGYQPTLGTEMGDLQERITSTRTGSITSVQAIYVPADDLTDPAPATAFTHLDATTVLSRQISELGIYPAVDPLDSSSRILEPGAVGEEHYTVARNVQQILQRYKELQDIIAILGMDELSEEDKLIVMRARKIQKFLSQPFNVAEAFTGQEGRYVPLADTIRGFKEIVDGMHDSLSEQAFYMVGSIEEAIEKNADMAAQVAS
- the atpG gene encoding ATP synthase F1 subunit gamma translates to MSKARAVLSRIKSVESTRQITKTMEMVATAKIKRAQSRIEAARPYAIKMVDVLNSVAQHVGAGSHPLLEVHEETKNVVIIPVTSNRGLCGAFNMNILRRAEAIYRDETAQGREVSFVAVGRKGAGYLRFAEYNIIAAHTEFTDRPTFIEAKAVADKVVEMYQEGSIDKVYIVFNHFKSALEQKPTTHQLLPVKQAEISGGGGGEAEAGGTSVEHEFEPDAVRVLYDLLPRYVNTVVLRALMESAASEHAARRIAMKNATDSATEMIENLTRWYNRARQAQITQEIAEIVGGANALQEA
- the atpA gene encoding F0F1 ATP synthase subunit alpha; amino-acid sequence: MKIKSREIASLLRREIEEYEPQIEVEEVGTVLEARDGIAIVHGVRGCMAMEMLEFPNGAFGLALNLEEDNVGVVIMGDYLDIAEGDIVKRTGRIAEVPVGDGMLGRVVNSLGQPIDGKGPITPEAHRPIEWLAPGVVHRQPVKEPLQTGIKAIDSMIPIGRGQRELIIGDRRTGKTAIAIDAIINQKNTGVVCVYVAIGGKASTVAQVVETLERHDAMKYTIVVASPASDPAPMQYIAPYGGCAMAEHYLYNGKHTLVIYDDLSKQAQAYRQMSLLLRRPPGREAYPGDVFYLHSRLLERACKLSDELGGGSLTALPIIETLAGDVSAYIPTNVISITDGQIFLESDLFYSGVRPAVNVGISVSRVGGNAQIKAMKQVAGRLRLDLAQFRELEAFAQFGSELDKATLAQLARGQRMVELLKQGQFVPMVVEDQIISIFAGVRGFLDDIDVTKVGAFEKGLLEFVRGNYADLAKNIVEEKVISEENEKALGEIIKEFKTSFVGMAL
- the atpH gene encoding ATP synthase F1 subunit delta → MKDERVAREYAEALFDAAISDNALEKVAKEVELVGDLLTDPEFEGYFHSAKVGGEQKKSVFNKVFLHEVSVMTRNFFWILFDNGRENLFFEIRNEFDRLLDEHQKRVMARVITAIPLSDDLRAKIQVKLEESTKREVILETVVDPTIHGGMIVYANGQIIDASVKSRLSDLRDRLIQAR